DNA sequence from the Pyxidicoccus xibeiensis genome:
GGTCAGCCCCCCGGCGAGGATGCCCAGCGCGAAGGGGCTGCCCACCTGGGCCAGGCTGAAGGCCTGGATGCCCAGCTCTCCGGCCACGTCCGTGTGGAAGCCGGTGAGCACGTGCCAGATGTCGTGGGACTCCAGCATGTGGGCCCGCACGTACTCCTCGTCCGTGTGGGCCTCCAGGTAGGGCAGGGCGTCCGGGTCCAGGCCGTTCTCCACCAGGTGGTCCGCGAAGGCGCGGCCCAGGGTGCCCTCGGGGAGGGTGCGCAGCGACGCCAGGTGGAGCAGGCCCAGGCGCGGGCGTTCGATGAAGGCCTGGGCCGCGGGGGCGTGCTGCATCAGCCGCTCCACCAGCCGCCGCATGGCGATGGGGGGCGCCAGGACGCCGGCCAGGTCCAGGATGTCCTGGAGCTGCGTCGGGTCCCTGAGCACGCGCACCATCCGCCATGCCGTCCGCGCATACGCGACTGGGTTCGGCATGCCGCCTCCGGAGGAAGTCGTGGGGTGCCACAGGGTACGCGCGGGGGCCGGTGGGAGCGGGACGGGCGGGAGGCGCGGTGCTCGCGAGCGGACATCCCGAGCGCCCGGGAGCGGACACTCAGGGACCGGGCAGCCGAACGGGTCTCCCCCGGGCCCGTGCGCATCCGGTGTCAGGGACGGACGTTGAGACTCGGAGGGCCGCCATGCGCGCTGCGAAGGGTTCGTTGCAGGTGGGCTCGTTCCGCGGCATTCCCATCCGCGTCCACTTCACGCTGTTGCTCATCCTGCCGGTGCTGGCCTTCATGTTCGGCGGGGCCTTCCGAGAGGCGGCACGGATGGCGGAGGTGCCGCCGGAGCGGCTGCTCGGCTCGCCCGCACTGTGGGGGCTGGGTGTGGCGGTGGGCCTGTTCGCCTCGGTGCTGGTCCACGAGCTGGCGCACACCGTGTACGCGCTGTGGCGCGGCGGCCGGGTGCGCGCGATTACGCTGATGATGGTGGGCGGCGTGTCGGAGCTGACGGAGGCGCCACCCAGGCCGAAGGACGAGGCGCTGATGGCGCTGGTGGGGCCGCTCACCAGCATCTTCCTGGCCGTGGTGTTCGGCGGCGTGACAGTGCTGCTGCAGGACACGCGCTCGTTCAACCTCCAGTTCGCGTGCTTCTACCTGGCCAGCCTCAACATGTTCCTGGGCGTGTTCAACCTGCTGCCCGCCTTCCCCATGGATGGAGGGCGCATCGTCCGCGCGGCGCTGACGGGCCGGCTGGGGCCGGTGCGCGCGACGCGGGTGGCGTCGGGCCTGGGCCGGGGCATGGCGGTGCTCTTCGGGCTCTATGGCGCGCTGGTGCTCAACCCGTTCCTGGTGGTCATCGCGGTGTTCATCTACGCGGGCGCGGAGGGAGAGGCGCGGCAGGTGCGGATGAAGGCCACGCTGGAGCGCGTGCCGGTGTCGTTGCTGATGACGCCGGGGCTGGTGGGCGTGGACGTGGCGGCGTCGCTGTGGGAGGCGATGTGGGCGCTGCGGCGCGAGAAGAAGGTGGTGCTGCCGGTGACGGAGGGCGGCCGGCCCGTGGGCTGGCTGTGGCTGGAGCCGGTGCGCGAGGTGCCCGAAGAGGAGCGCGCCACCTTCACCCCGCGCGAGCTGATGCGCCCGGCGGCGGTGGTGGGCGTGGACGAGAACGCGTGGACCGCCCTGCGGCGCATGGCCGAGCACGAGGTGCCCCAGCTCGCCGTGGTGGCGGCGGATGGGACGCTGGCGGGCACCCTGGACCTGAGTGACGTGCAGCGCGGCCTGGCGCTGTACCAGGAGCGCACGGAGCGCAACGAGCGCGCGGCGCGGCGCGGCTGGCGGCAGGAGCGGCCGGCCTGAGAGCCGGAGCTACTTCGCCTCCGGCAGCAGCCACGTCATGGAGAAGCGGTGCGCGCCGCCGGGGGCGCTGTCCATCCACCCGGTGATGCGCTCGCTGCGCTCCAGCAGCGGGCCCAGCTCCGAGCTGACGGCGAAGAGGGCGGCGAGCTGCTCGTCGGCGAGCACGTCCGCCAGCGACACCTGGTCCAGCCCCCGCGCGAAGCGCTTCGGGTCCAGCGAGAAGTCCGCCGCGCGCTCCAGCTTCGCGCCCGTCTCCGGCAGCGCCGCCACCGTGGCCTGCGTCACCGCCTCGTCATTGCCCACCACCAGCTGCTTGCCCTTCAGCCGGACGAAGACGTTGCCGCCCTTCACCGCCAGCACCCAGCCGTCCGCGAGCGTCTTCGCGCCCGGGAAGTTGCCCAGCGGCGCCAGCGCGGACTTCACCGCCGCCGCGTCCGTCACCTCCGCGGCCAGCGCCTGGCGCACGGCGAAGAAGCGCGCCTCGGGGGCGCGCAGCGAGCCGCGCACCTGCACGTTGTCCATGTTCACCAGCATGTTGCCGGTGAGCTGCTTCGCCACCGTGTCCGCCACGGTGCGCACCTGCTCCTTCGGGCAGTCCGGGCACACCGCCTGGATGGTGGAGCGCAGCGAGCCCACCGCCTGCTGTACGCCCGCGGGCGTCACCGACACGCGCGAGAAGAGCATGCCCTCGGGTTTCATCGTCCCGTAGGGGCTGGTGCCGCGCGCCTGGAAGGGCGGCAGCGGCAGCTTCAGCGCGGTGCCCTCCACCTTCAGCGCGCTGCCCGAGCCATCCAGCCCCACCACCGTCCCGCCCGACGCGAGGTACGCCACGCCCGCCACCTTGCCCAGCCGCGCGTCCGCCGCGGGCGCCTTGCCCACCAGCTTCACCGACTCCTTGAGGAGCGCGCCGCCGCCCTCGTCGGTGGCGCCGAACGAGCACACCTCCTGCCCCTTCAGCGCGTAGCCCATGACGCCGCCCGCCGCGCGCTTCGCGCTCACCGACGTCACGCCCTTGGAAGTGGTGGGCTTCGCCTCCTCGCCACCGGCGGCCGTCATCGCCTCCGCCGCCTTCTCCTGGAAGACCTTCGTGTCCTTCACGCGCATGCAGGAGACGCGGCCATCCGCGCGCAGCGACACCGTGGCGGGGCCCGCCGGGTCCAGGCCGAAGGCGGAGAGCGACTCGGGCTTCGTGGGGTCCAGCACGAGGAAGGGGTGCAGCTCCGTGCGCCAGGCCGAGGGCCGCAGCAGCGCCGCGTGGGTGCCCGCACGCTCGAGGAAGGCCGTCAGCCCCGCCATGGCATCCAGCTTCGGGACATGGACGACAGTCTGGGCCGACGCGGCGGAGCGGGGGGCGGGAGTCGCGGCCAGGGTGGCCGCCAGGACGAGCGAGGAGAACATGCCCTCCGTGAGAACAGCCGGGCTCCGCCCCTGTCAAGGAAGACGCGCCAGCAGGGTGGCCCGGAGTGTCGGCCGTCCGAGAGAGGACTGTTGGCCCGCGCTACGGGAGCCAGCGGGGCGGCGCCAGTCCGCCCGGCCTGCCTCCCGGGGCATACGGCGGCGTGCGGCGCGGGGCCTGACGCCGGGGAGCGCCCGGGACGGCGGCTTGCAGCCGGACGCCCCGGGGGCCAATGGGCTTCGTGGAACGCGCCGGGACTTCACGGCGCGGCTGTCGTGGACGGGCTGCCCTCACCATTACCGCTCTCCTCACAGGGCACACCCGCTACCCGAGCTACAGGCGGCCGGCGTTGGCCCAATCAATCATCCGCCCCGCCAGCTCCTCGGCGTTGCGGCGCAGGTGCGCGAGCTGCAGCACCTGGTCATCCGTTCGCGCCAGCACCATGCGCAGCGCCACCGTGTCGGCGAAGCGCACCACCTGCGCGATGCTGATGCAGTCCCGGTCTTCCGCTGCTCCCGCGAAGCGCGCCAGCTCCGCGTCCACCATCAGCCCCTCCGCCACCAGCGCCTGCACCAGCGCGCCGCGTGACACCGGATTCTCGTACTCCTCCGGGTTGCGAAGCTGACGCTTCCACGGCTGTGCCTCCCACCGCGTTCGCGCGGGGTCCCGAGAGACCCTGTGCGTCATGGTCCGCGCGACTGGCGGGCGAGCTTCCCCCAAGCTCCAGACATTCATCTCCATCACTGCCCCCTCTCCACTACGGGGTCCGTCCACAGGCATGAGCGACATCGATGCATCTCCGTGAGTCCCAGCCTTCTGACCTCACGCATCTAATTACGGCCAGTCGCCGATTCCTTGACTCGCACCAAGGCGCCAATGGGTTGCGTGCGGGCGCCACCCCGCATCCGTTGACAGGGGGACGGGGGCCCGGGACAGTCCG
Encoded proteins:
- a CDS encoding Coq4 family protein: MPNPVAYARTAWRMVRVLRDPTQLQDILDLAGVLAPPIAMRRLVERLMQHAPAAQAFIERPRLGLLHLASLRTLPEGTLGRAFADHLVENGLDPDALPYLEAHTDEEYVRAHMLESHDIWHVLTGFHTDVAGELGIQAFSLAQVGSPFALGILAGGLTNTLLYAFSERDVRMRAIVRGWLLGRRARLLFGAPWRQMWERPLAEVRQHYGLDLAAVEAVLPGGAHPAQSC
- a CDS encoding site-2 protease family protein gives rise to the protein MRAAKGSLQVGSFRGIPIRVHFTLLLILPVLAFMFGGAFREAARMAEVPPERLLGSPALWGLGVAVGLFASVLVHELAHTVYALWRGGRVRAITLMMVGGVSELTEAPPRPKDEALMALVGPLTSIFLAVVFGGVTVLLQDTRSFNLQFACFYLASLNMFLGVFNLLPAFPMDGGRIVRAALTGRLGPVRATRVASGLGRGMAVLFGLYGALVLNPFLVVIAVFIYAGAEGEARQVRMKATLERVPVSLLMTPGLVGVDVAASLWEAMWALRREKKVVLPVTEGGRPVGWLWLEPVREVPEEERATFTPRELMRPAAVVGVDENAWTALRRMAEHEVPQLAVVAADGTLAGTLDLSDVQRGLALYQERTERNERAARRGWRQERPA